Genomic window (Gloeothece verrucosa PCC 7822):
GCAGCCGACGCACAATCCCATGAAGAAGGGCTTTAAGTCAGTTGTCTCAAAGCTGCTGATCGTTAAGTCCTTCACCTCAATGCTATTTGGAGACAATAGCCTGGAAACAGTTGGGGAATTGACCTATGGTTTGCTGGAAACTCCCGCCTACGATCGGGTGGCTCAACATCTCAATCAAGAGCCGGCTTGTGCTGCCCTGATCCGCGATCGCTACATTCCTCCTGCCCACGACCTGGATGCCTTATTGACCTTGCCCCCCGATTCCCTGGGGTACATCTACGCCGCCTCGATGAAGAAAATGGGATTCGATCCCAATCTCCATGCTGGCATGACCGCTACATCGGATGCCGAATACGTTGAGCTACGGCTGAGTCAGACCCACGATCTCTGGCATATCATCACCGGATTTGACACCTCTATAGTCGGTGAAATTGGCTTACAGGCATTCCATTTGCCCCAATTTCCCTACCCACTAGCAACTATGTTGATTGCCAATAGCTTGATATCCACCACACTCAAAGCACCGGAAATGTTGCCCCAGTTGTTGAAAGTGATCGCCCTTGGATTTCAAATGGGTAAAACCACCAGACCACTCTTTGCCCAAAAGTGGGAGGAGGGGTGGGAAAAGCCCCTGAGCCAATGGCAGGGGGAGTTGAATATTCAACCGATTCAGCATCAGTAATTGTTAGGAGGAGTATAGGTTTTTAGCAACCTGCATACTCCTCTAATTCTTCGAGGATAATTTTACTAATTAAACTATAACGCTAATTTTTCAATTAATCGTCATTAAATTTAATAACGATCATTACGTCGAGCATTGCCTCTGCCACCTGAGTTGTTATTACGCCGATAATTGCCACCGCCACCTGAGTTGCGGTCTTCTCGTTCTCTGGCTTTATTGACTTTTAATTCTCTTTCCATCCACTCTGCTCCATCGAGAGCCGAGATCGCCGCATCTTCCATTTCGGCGGTTTCCATTTCTACGAAAGCAAAACCGCGACGCTGTCCGGTTTCTCTATCCGTCGGTATATGAACACGAGTGACTTTACCGTAATCGCTAAACACTTCCGATAGGTGTTTATCTTCTACTTCAAAAGCTAAATTTCCGACGTAAATTGACATAGGATACTTCGTACTTAAATTTAATGTGTAGCGAGAATCAAACAAAGGAGACTGACCTGTCAAATAATAACGCGCATAACCCGACTACTATCATCAACCAAGAAAGCTTAACCATTTTTGAAAGTCTCTATCGTAAGTTTAGCAGAAATATTTTTGGCTCAAATTTAATTAACATTACGTAATGTGAGCTTCAGTTTCTTTTGTTAAATAATGTAAGCAAAGTTTGGCAAAGCGTTCCGTACTCCATATTATTACAGGTTCACTTCTCAGTTAGGGCAGTTAAGGGAGCGCTTATTTAGCCTAGAAAACAGTAGAAGCAGTGGGGCACAAAAAGGCTGGGGTCGTCGGGAGGCTTACTTCCGACAGGAGTGCTATATTTGACGATGTAAGAGCTATGGAGTAGTTATGAGTCAACCTGTATGTGTTGTGGTAGGAGTAGGACCAGGTAACGGCGAAGCTTTCGCTCGAAAGTTCACAAACTTTGGTTATAGGGTTGCTCTTTTAGCTCGTAGTGAAGACTATTTACAAAGTTTGGCGATGCAATTGGAAGGAGCAAGGGGGTACTCTTATGATGTAACTGAGATTGAAAAAGCTCAATCAATCTTCCAACAGATAGAGCAAGAAGTGGGAACTATTTCGGTTCTTATTTACAATGCAGGTGCTGGACAATTTGCTAATATTGACCAAGCTAGTCTAGAGGGATTTCAAAAAGCCTGGGAAGTGAATGCCCTTGGATTATTTGCCGTCGTTAAACAAGTTCTCCCACAGATGCGAAAACTCAACTTTGGGCAAATAGTGATTATTGGCGCAACGGCATCTCTTAGAGGAGGAGCTAATTTTTTGCCCTTTGCCTCCGCTAAAGCGGCACAAAGAAGTTTAGCTCAATCATTGGCTAGACATCTTAGTCCCGAAGGTATTCATGTTAGTTATGTAATTATCGATGGGGTTATTAGCTCACCACGCACTCATCAACAAATGCCCACTCGACCATCAGATAATTTTCTCAATCCGGAACATATAGCAGAGACAGTTTTTTTCTTAACCCAACAACCCCGTTCCGCTTGGACTTTTGAGTTAGATTTAAGGCCATTTAAAGAAAAATGGTAGAATGAAAAAAAACCGTTTTTCAAGGGTGTAAGATGAGCGGGTATTTAGTAATTATTAAATAACAATTAGCCTGTGATGCAATAATTTTCGAGTTGGTGGACGGAAAAATTAAATATTGGCTTTTTGGATTTTACGCCCCCAGAGAACACGATCGGACCGGGTTTGCCCACAATTTTTAACCTCCACAAATTGCTTATGAGGATCGAGTTGAACTCTAATACTTAACCTATATCAGTTTTACCGAAACTTTTAATTTCCTCAATTAAGTTTGTTGACAAAAATTGTAACTTTCTCTAAAATGGAATCAGAGCAATAAGTCACTCCAACCCAGTCCTCTTTATAATGTCAACAAACTTGCCATGAACTCCAACCCCGCGGGTGCGCTCAAAACCTGTTGGTCATCCCGTCAAGCGATCGCCAGAAAACCCCTGGGTGAAGTTCCTTTCTGCCAAATATGGTTGCGCGCATAGCTACTCTGAGATACGCGCGCTACGAAGCGGTACGCTTAGGAGACAAGGTGTAAAAAGCTTGTCACTCCGTCAATCAAACTAGATTTTGCTCTCAAAAAACACTATATAAATTAAGGGAACAATTAATAGCGTTAATTCATCAAGCTAACAGATCTAATTGGATGAAGAAAATAAAAACTGTAAGCTTTATTTGGATTTTTTTAATTTCAACAAAGCTTAATTTCCTTCAAACTTAGGAATTTCAACCATTGGATTTTGAGCCAAATAATTCCAAAAATCATTCCACCAATCATTCGCGCGTATAATTCTTAAAGCTAACATTGGATTGATACTATCTGGATGCCATGTAGCACCTGGTAGTTTTAAACGTTTTTGTGGAATATATCTGTGGGCACTTTCAATTTCGCCTGAACCAATAGGTAATCCTTGAATTTTATAAAGATTATAGTAACAAGCATCTTGGAAACGTTCTAAATAATTAGATAAATTCTCTAACTTTTTTCTCCCTTTGTGTGCATGAAAATAACGATTAATGAATTTAATCGCTTTTTTGGCTTTGCCACGATCTATTAAACTAATTAAATGGCTTGTCCACATTTCTCGATTGATACCTGTTAACTCTACAGCATCCGCAGCTTGATAAATATGTTGTTTTAGATGAATGCGATCTAAAATAAAATTAAATTTAGGGAATTCTAATTCAAGAGCTTCACGTAAACCATTTCCTCCATCCCCAATTCCCGTTACTTCTGTTTTTTGCCCCCATCCTTGGTCAATAGCAGCACTTTTAAGTTGTTGAGCTAGAACCGGATATTTATCCATTTTAGCTACAAATGTTCTCTCTAATTTGTTATTAACTTGACGAGCAAATCCTACTCTAACTTCACGCCAATCGATTTTTCGGGTTTTCTTTTTTATTTTCCTTTTTTGGGTTAATTCTAGTTGCTCAGATAAAAAATTTATTCCTGTACGAATTTGACAACCATCTAATTCCACTATTAATCGAGGAAATTCTTGTTTAAAAAATTCATTGTTGGCTTTTTCGGTTCTTAATTTTTCAAAACGCGATTCTATATATTCTTGACCTAATGATGCAATAGTTTTTACTTTTCTACTAAGAGCATTTTTTTCAATAGCAAATCCATAATGTTCTTCAAATCTTTTAGCTGCTCCTTGGAAAGATTCTTCAATTCCAAATTCAGTTAAAGCCCTTTTAACTCCAAGAGAAGCATTGCTATGATTAATTAAAAATTTTTCAGCAACAAGACTCACGCCTTTTTTAAATTTTCTATTCCATAAATAGGGAGAGGGAATTTTTAAATATCCGAAAATTGTTATATATTTAATTAAGGGACGGCGATGTATAACCCAACCCGATGTTTTAAATTCTTCAGTAACCTGATTGACTAACCAAGCAAACAACATTGACATCACTGAAAAACCAATATCTCTTAATAATGAAAGTAAATCTCGATCAAATTCATTGATTTTTTTTTAAGATTTGTTTCTCTTTGTATTATAGCATTAAATAACAAATAGCTAACTTCTTCTATACAATCATTATATTTTTCATTCATCTTCATGGCTATCTCCCAGATTTTAAATTACTAAGCTCAAAATATACATTATTATTTTAATTCTAAAAAAGCTAGTTTTCATTACTATAAAATTATTTCTCACTCTGATCATACTAGACTGTATAGTCTAATGAAACGGGGGCACTTCCTTCGTGGCGCTCCCGCGAGCGCGAAGCGCCACTTCGTGATCGCTTGACGGATGACCAACAGGTTTTGAGCGCACCCCAACCCCGCCGTGCTGCAACTCGAATCACAAATCGCTTCATTAGAAGCGTCCGGTGAAGTAGCCGAACCCAACACCTGGATCAGTCGCTTCATCGTCTACAAGCCAAGCGGGAAGCAATACGTCTACTACCGTTTGATGAGGGCGGTTCGGGATAAGGAAGGGAAACTCAAACGCAAGTTTGTTAGGTATTTGGGTAAGAAGAATAGCACCGAACACGAACAGATGAAGAAGGCGATCGCCCGACGAAATAAGATCCAGCAGCTACAGAGACAACTGAAACGGTTGATGGCGCAAGGGCAGCCTCAACCGAAGCGGAGAAGCAAGGGGGCTTCGACACTTAATAGTCCACTAACTACTGACGATCGGCTGTTATTGGTTCAGTTACAGCAGCAGTTAACCGAGTTGACGGGGAGGTTTGAGCAATTGGAACAGCTTGTCAAAGGAGGGCAAAATTTGTCTGGGGAAAGCTCGAATTACCGCCCCCGATCTTGACATCAAAGTTGTGTACCCAATTTTCCTCGGGTTCTCTCGATTTTCAACAGCCTAGCTCGATCTCTATCTGGCTTTGGCTTTATTTTATTCCTCTAAGATCCTTTTAAAAATATCAAATAATGTCGGATAAGAATTCAACCAAATTTTTTCAAGAATTTAAAAGAAAGATTTTTGAGGATCGCAGGGAAAAGTGTAGGGCTTGGCAGAAACATAACCCCTAACTGTTGCATTAGCCCCAAGGCATCGCCGTAGCCCCAATGTTCTATAATTTTGCCATTCTCAAGACGATCGATGTGCATAATGGCTAAATTGACTTGTTTACCGGTTGCCGGAAGCCCCTGAAACTCGGCAGTATGAATGGCTGTAAAAATTCCACAAGTAACGACTTTATCGCCAGATACGATCACCTCATCAAATCTATGTTGACTCTGGCTAAAAGCTAAATAAAATTTCATTCCAAACTCTTTAAATTCTTCTTTATTAAGAGGTGTGGACACTCTACCCAAGTGCGCGGTAAAGTTAGGAGAGAGAAGATTTAAAGCTTGATCGATTTGGCTTTCATCAAAACTTTTATAAAAACGGAGAACAATTGATTTGTTTTGTTCAGGTGACATAGGCGACTGGTTTTGACAAAATTCAAACGGTAAAACAAAATCAAGATATGATATAAAAATATTCCTCTTTTGTCAATTTAGAAATTTTTAACCATCGGCACGTCGTTTCAGGCAACGAAGAATTAAAGTTTTACCCCCGTTTGACATAAGAAGGTTTATTCATATCTTCAGTTAGATGAAAGCGAGTTTTTAACTTTGCCTAACTTGGTTTCCCACTCAGAGATTATTATAGTTTCCCCTAGCCTTTAGAATTCAAAAAGGGTAATTTTACCAAAAACTGTTTAGTTCGAGCCTCTCCACGCCGGTAGACAAGATTTCCCCCGTATCTGCTCAGAATTTCACCGGCTATACTCAATCCCAGTCCTGTCCCTGTAGCTTTAGTGGTGAAGAAGGTTTCAAAAATCCTCTCTTCAAGTTCAGAAGGAATTTCGGTCCCATTGTCTTCTATTATCACTCGAATCCAGCAATTCTCATTTTGAAGAATAGAACGACTAAGTTCTCTTTTTGACGTAGAGAACTCACCTAAAATGCCCCGTTTTTCCTTTACTCTTTTCCTTCTCGGTTTTTAGACTACAATTGTACTACAACAAAAATAAAATAACTGACCATTCCTAATTCTTTTGCTTAATATTTTATTAGGTAATTTTTTGATTATTTTTCAGTTTATTTATTCAGTTGCCTTCCCCGCTCACTTGATTTTCTTGTTCTTATTAGCTTGTATTAATTAATCTCTTTTGCTCACCTTCTGATATTATATAAACAAATAATTCTGACCAATCTTCAAACCATTCATATTTGACTAAAGCTCTAATATCATTAAAAAATGTTTTTCTTTTCTCTAATTTACTTCGGGCTTTTTGATAGAGTTCATTAACTAATTCTAAGACGTTATGAAAGAGAAAACTAAGTAAATTTAAAGCCAGCAAGATTTCTGATAAATTCTCTTTTCCATGTCCAAAATTATGCTCTAAATTATATCCTTGATTTTTCAGGAGATTATTCCCTTCATTTTCTATCTTCCATCTTGTCCGCCCACTGGTTATTATTTTTTCCATTCTTTCATCGTTTAATTGATGATTGGTAATAAAACTATTTTGATAAATTACTTTTTCTTTTCCCTTATCATAAATTTCTACTTCATACCAATTTACGATTAAACTTGGCTCAGTTTCTCTCAATGGAACATTATTTACATACTTATATTTATAATATAATAATTTGTTTTTTTGATATTTTCTGACTTGCCCTTTAATAATTTTTTTATTCTTTTCTAAAAATTCCAGCCATTCATATAAACTTTTATGAGATGACGCTAAAGCCACAAAGATAAAATTATATCCCTGTTCAATAGCTAACTCACATATAGGTTGCCGGGAATAAAGATCATCTCCTAATAAAGTTATTTTTTGATTTTTTTTTGAGGCTGGATTTTTTAACAACCATCTCTTGATAGCTGCATTTTCACAATCTTGCTTAGTTTCCCCATCTTGTTTTCTAATAAATTCTGGTTCTAAATTTATAACCTGTTTTTTATCAGGGGCTACGATAACTGGCGTAATTACTTGATGATAATAAGTCGTTGTTCCATTTCTATGATGCCGACAATTACAGTGAAGACAATTCATCTTTTTTGACGAATAATATTCTGTTCCATCTAAAGCTAATAAAATTTCCTCATCTAAATACTTAAAATGATTGAGAATCTGATTTTTTTTTAGCCATTCCCATACGGTTTGGAAAGGTTCAAAAACTCTTGTAGCTGGAATCCGGTCTAATAAGTTTCTTATTTGATTATCACAAGGAATTTTTTTCAAACCAAATAAGCTAAGGGCATTATCTTTTCCCCTTCTCTTTTTCATTAAACTTTGATGTTCTAAAAAAGAAGGACATTGTGTAAAAAATACAGAAAACGCAGCTATCACCATATCTCGTATTTCATAAGTTTTATTTAACCCTTTTCTCTCATCTGGTAAATTATCCAGTTGAAGAAAAAGAAATTCAATTAATTCTGATGGCGATATGGTAACAGGCAATATTTCCATGTAGTCCTACAATTTTAGACCATTAGCTCTTTCTCAAACTAATTGTAGTATAATTTGACTCTGTAAC
Coding sequences:
- a CDS encoding Coq4 family protein, giving the protein MQLLNSATSNQSASAKRHSVIAATQQPTHNPMKKGFKSVVSKLLIVKSFTSMLFGDNSLETVGELTYGLLETPAYDRVAQHLNQEPACAALIRDRYIPPAHDLDALLTLPPDSLGYIYAASMKKMGFDPNLHAGMTATSDAEYVELRLSQTHDLWHIITGFDTSIVGEIGLQAFHLPQFPYPLATMLIANSLISTTLKAPEMLPQLLKVIALGFQMGKTTRPLFAQKWEEGWEKPLSQWQGELNIQPIQHQ
- a CDS encoding ester cyclase → MSPEQNKSIVLRFYKSFDESQIDQALNLLSPNFTAHLGRVSTPLNKEEFKEFGMKFYLAFSQSQHRFDEVIVSGDKVVTCGIFTAIHTAEFQGLPATGKQVNLAIMHIDRLENGKIIEHWGYGDALGLMQQLGVMFLPSPTLFPAILKNLSFKFLKKFG
- a CDS encoding RNA recognition motif domain-containing protein codes for the protein MSIYVGNLAFEVEDKHLSEVFSDYGKVTRVHIPTDRETGQRRGFAFVEMETAEMEDAAISALDGAEWMERELKVNKAREREDRNSGGGGNYRRNNNSGGRGNARRNDRY
- a CDS encoding SDR family NAD(P)-dependent oxidoreductase, whose protein sequence is MSQPVCVVVGVGPGNGEAFARKFTNFGYRVALLARSEDYLQSLAMQLEGARGYSYDVTEIEKAQSIFQQIEQEVGTISVLIYNAGAGQFANIDQASLEGFQKAWEVNALGLFAVVKQVLPQMRKLNFGQIVIIGATASLRGGANFLPFASAKAAQRSLAQSLARHLSPEGIHVSYVIIDGVISSPRTHQQMPTRPSDNFLNPEHIAETVFFLTQQPRSAWTFELDLRPFKEKW
- a CDS encoding ATP-binding protein; its protein translation is MIIEDNGTEIPSELEERIFETFFTTKATGTGLGLSIAGEILSRYGGNLVYRRGEARTKQFLVKLPFLNSKG
- a CDS encoding ISNCY family transposase, with product MEILPVTISPSELIEFLFLQLDNLPDERKGLNKTYEIRDMVIAAFSVFFTQCPSFLEHQSLMKKRRGKDNALSLFGLKKIPCDNQIRNLLDRIPATRVFEPFQTVWEWLKKNQILNHFKYLDEEILLALDGTEYYSSKKMNCLHCNCRHHRNGTTTYYHQVITPVIVAPDKKQVINLEPEFIRKQDGETKQDCENAAIKRWLLKNPASKKNQKITLLGDDLYSRQPICELAIEQGYNFIFVALASSHKSLYEWLEFLEKNKKIIKGQVRKYQKNKLLYYKYKYVNNVPLRETEPSLIVNWYEVEIYDKGKEKVIYQNSFITNHQLNDERMEKIITSGRTRWKIENEGNNLLKNQGYNLEHNFGHGKENLSEILLALNLLSFLFHNVLELVNELYQKARSKLEKRKTFFNDIRALVKYEWFEDWSELFVYIISEGEQKRLINTS
- a CDS encoding UPF0236 family transposase-like protein; its protein translation is MNEFDRDLLSLLRDIGFSVMSMLFAWLVNQVTEEFKTSGWVIHRRPLIKYITIFGYLKIPSPYLWNRKFKKGVSLVAEKFLINHSNASLGVKRALTEFGIEESFQGAAKRFEEHYGFAIEKNALSRKVKTIASLGQEYIESRFEKLRTEKANNEFFKQEFPRLIVELDGCQIRTGINFLSEQLELTQKRKIKKKTRKIDWREVRVGFARQVNNKLERTFVAKMDKYPVLAQQLKSAAIDQGWGQKTEVTGIGDGGNGLREALELEFPKFNFILDRIHLKQHIYQAADAVELTGINREMWTSHLISLIDRGKAKKAIKFINRYFHAHKGRKKLENLSNYLERFQDACYYNLYKIQGLPIGSGEIESAHRYIPQKRLKLPGATWHPDSINPMLALRIIRANDWWNDFWNYLAQNPMVEIPKFEGN